From Gouania willdenowi chromosome 18, fGouWil2.1, whole genome shotgun sequence, one genomic window encodes:
- the LOC114480852 gene encoding zinc finger protein 575-like has protein sequence MTNVCARTASANPGAVPGPKMQPGRQKQRELKKHEATPPQLSSAPRCSRDPRPRGSHRPPTRSRESLKDPVHPATNPNPKAPHQCPTPPKGGSIEPPARVYSGGAKAHAQKTGRTTPDRQPAGPESAETGPQTRRNRNRSSTDSSPPKDNGHIPGHQGGSASHPTGSLQHRPSPPECPKSPFIDVASMMSLIYCQSQTHPPRDQSQTIIPVCGSQSSDAAELKCVRHC, from the coding sequence atgaccaatgtttgtgcaagaaccgcttctGCGAACCCAGGTGCCGTCCCGGGcccaaagatgcagccaggccggcAGAAACAACGGGAGCTAAAAAAGCACGAGGCCACCCCCCCACAACTGAGCAGCGCCCCCAGATGCTCAAGAGaccccaggccgagaggcagccaccggcCCCCCACACGCTCCAGAGAAAGCCTCAAGGACCCAGTGCACCCAgccaccaaccccaaccccaaggcacCCCACCAATGCCCAACCCCCCCAAAGGGAGGGTCCatagagccccccgcccgagttTACAGTGGAGGAGCGAAGGCCCACGCCCAGAAGACGGGCAGGACCACGCCGGACAGGCAGCCAGCGGGCCCAGAGTCAGCAGAGACCGGACCCCAGACCAGAAGGAAccggaacagaagcagcaccgACAGCAGCCCGCCCAAGGACAATGGCCATATCCCCGGGCACCAAGGGGGCTCTGCAAGTCACCCCACCGGCTCCCTGCAGCACCGGCCGAGCCCCCCAGAATGCCCCAAATCACCCTTCATTGATGTCGCCAGCATGATGAGCCTCATTTATTGTCAAAGTCAAACGCACCCCCCAAGAGACCAAAGTCAGACCATCATACCGGTATGCGGCTCCCAGAGCTCCGATGCGGCTGAGCTAAAATGCGTTAGACACTGCTGA